One genomic region from Candidatus Hydrogenedentota bacterium encodes:
- a CDS encoding glycoside hydrolase family 2, whose amino-acid sequence MKSMSLNGPWTLTCLKTSANAPKHPGELPGCAATTVPATVPGNVELDLRRAGKLLDPFFGENIRLLRPLETCEWWYAREFEFESTAACDDWDLVFDGLDTYATVWLNGVEVGRSDNMLIPHRFATGGALRPGRNQLHVRIEPAMVHARRRRYEASMLSWEHRMEGLHVRKAPHMWGWDIMPRAVSAGIWRDVRLEPRAAHGFEQIYYRTLEINEQGAVLAAMFEVRSPALDLMGYTVHFEGVCGGHRFEYSWPLEFAADACRIPVPGARLWWPNGYGDANLYRVTARLTCAGETLAERTERVGVRTVAVDRTASAGVPHPLGSRGPTVCRYDEPPDPDGHFVFRVNNEPIMVRGTNWVPLDAFHSRDAGRLPEAIALAEDLGCNMIRCWGGNVYEDHAFFDLCDEKGILVWQDFVFACCRYPQDDAFLERVRDEAETVVRRLRNHPSLALWCGDNEIDECYASDGLSPEHNRISREVLPRVVHGCDPGRHYVPSSPYRAPDARRELAEQHLWGPRGYFKSPYYTQHTAGFIGEIGYHGCPNAGSIRRFIFEDALWPWENNPQWRVHDVSHLRHNAADRNRIKLMANQIREYFGEIPGTLEEFVLASQIVQAEAKKYFIESTRQRKWRTSGILWWNVLDGWPQFSDAVVDYYFGRKLAYWYIRRVQRPVCVMMGEPGNDKYLPVIAANDTLQDAVVRFEVSSAEGEALCAGEMTVPASQNWQVGRLRTYASDRRLYLIRWESGGQAFGNHYISGAPPFTLSEYRAWLKRIAALPVPFEPDNVGQ is encoded by the coding sequence ATGAAAAGTATGTCACTGAACGGACCTTGGACGCTCACCTGTCTTAAGACGTCGGCCAATGCGCCGAAACATCCCGGAGAGTTGCCCGGATGCGCAGCGACAACCGTGCCCGCGACGGTTCCTGGCAACGTTGAATTGGACTTGCGCCGTGCGGGCAAGCTGCTCGACCCGTTTTTTGGGGAGAACATCCGGTTGTTGCGCCCGTTGGAGACCTGCGAATGGTGGTATGCGCGGGAGTTCGAGTTTGAGAGCACTGCGGCCTGCGACGATTGGGATCTTGTCTTCGACGGCCTCGACACCTACGCCACGGTCTGGTTGAACGGAGTGGAGGTTGGCCGGAGCGACAACATGCTTATCCCCCACCGTTTCGCTACCGGCGGGGCGCTGCGGCCGGGACGGAACCAGCTGCACGTGCGTATCGAGCCGGCGATGGTCCACGCGCGCCGGCGCCGGTACGAGGCGTCGATGCTGAGCTGGGAACACCGCATGGAAGGGCTGCACGTGCGCAAAGCACCGCATATGTGGGGCTGGGACATCATGCCCCGGGCAGTATCGGCCGGCATCTGGCGCGACGTGCGCCTTGAACCCCGTGCCGCTCATGGATTCGAGCAGATCTATTACCGGACCCTCGAGATAAATGAGCAGGGCGCGGTGCTGGCGGCGATGTTTGAGGTTCGGTCTCCGGCTCTGGACCTCATGGGCTACACGGTGCATTTTGAAGGAGTTTGTGGCGGCCATCGTTTCGAGTATTCATGGCCGCTGGAGTTCGCGGCGGACGCCTGCCGTATCCCTGTGCCCGGCGCGCGCCTCTGGTGGCCCAACGGCTATGGAGACGCCAATCTGTACCGCGTCACGGCACGCCTGACGTGCGCTGGCGAGACGCTCGCTGAGAGAACGGAGCGCGTTGGCGTCCGCACCGTTGCCGTCGACCGCACTGCCAGCGCCGGGGTCCCCCACCCGCTGGGATCCAGGGGGCCGACCGTGTGCCGGTACGACGAGCCGCCCGATCCGGACGGCCATTTCGTGTTTCGCGTTAATAATGAGCCCATCATGGTGCGCGGCACGAATTGGGTCCCCTTGGACGCGTTCCACAGCCGGGACGCCGGCCGCCTGCCCGAGGCCATCGCCCTGGCGGAAGATCTTGGATGCAACATGATTCGCTGCTGGGGCGGCAACGTGTACGAAGACCATGCCTTTTTCGACCTCTGCGACGAGAAAGGCATATTGGTCTGGCAGGACTTTGTGTTCGCGTGTTGCCGGTATCCGCAGGACGACGCCTTTCTTGAACGGGTGCGCGATGAGGCGGAGACCGTTGTCAGGCGGTTGCGCAACCATCCGTCGCTGGCTTTGTGGTGCGGCGACAACGAGATCGACGAGTGTTATGCGTCGGACGGCTTGTCGCCGGAACACAACCGGATTTCGCGAGAGGTCCTCCCAAGGGTGGTGCACGGGTGCGATCCCGGCCGCCATTACGTGCCGAGTTCTCCGTACCGCGCGCCGGACGCCAGACGCGAGCTTGCCGAGCAGCACCTGTGGGGGCCTCGCGGGTATTTCAAGAGTCCGTATTACACGCAGCACACCGCCGGTTTCATCGGGGAGATCGGATACCACGGCTGCCCGAACGCCGGCTCGATTCGGCGTTTTATCTTTGAAGATGCGCTGTGGCCCTGGGAAAACAACCCTCAGTGGCGCGTCCATGACGTCTCGCACCTGCGCCACAACGCCGCGGACCGCAATCGCATTAAGCTCATGGCGAACCAGATCCGCGAGTATTTCGGTGAAATACCCGGTACACTCGAGGAATTTGTGCTCGCCAGCCAAATCGTGCAGGCGGAGGCCAAGAAGTATTTTATCGAGTCCACGCGACAGCGCAAATGGCGGACGAGCGGCATCCTGTGGTGGAACGTGCTTGACGGATGGCCGCAGTTCTCCGACGCGGTCGTTGACTATTATTTCGGAAGGAAGCTGGCGTACTGGTATATCCGGCGGGTGCAGCGGCCGGTGTGCGTGATGATGGGCGAACCCGGCAACGACAAGTACCTGCCCGTCATTGCGGCAAACGACACCTTGCAGGACGCCGTTGTGCGGTTTGAGGTGTCCAGCGCCGAGGGGGAGGCCCTGTGCGCGGGCGAAATGACGGTGCCCGCTTCGCAGAACTGGCAGGTGGGCCGCCTGCGCACGTACGCGAGCGACCGGCGGTTGTATCTTATCCGTTGGGAAAGCGGCGGCCAGGCGTTTGGAAATCACTATATTTCGGGGGCGCCCCCATTCACGTTATCGGAGTACCGGGCATGGCTGAAACGCATTGCCGCGTTGCCCGTGCCTTTCGAGCCGGACAACGTGGGACAATAG
- a CDS encoding NDP-sugar synthase, translated as MRSALVVAAGEGKGAWPFCGIRQKCTVPVINVPMVRRLVLDLLALDLREVVVVIGNRAEAVRACLGDLPQVRFAEQRAQKGPADAALCGIDNLTGEDTLVCYGDIVTTRETLQRFLDEYRKRKARAMLLVTPCPPEVPHWITVRTGKDGLVEEVTGHGDRAHPRFGGIAAARTETLKTYLLRNPGMMTSVEIGAMPPPEGDVAHSFGLMVQDGIEVHACEARDFVIDVDRAWQIAQANRAAAKHATDAIENTVLGKGAYIDDSAEIPNDAKFILGDGSRIGKGCHIGGSVILGDNTQVVNGAIVGSGVCVGNGTFIRDYCVVNDYAVIGSKSLVKHDAEFEGVMFDVVYLYHYCCITALLGNNVDIGAATVCGTLRFDNGTKEQINKGHKEVPDPRFGDMTIIGDYSRTGVNVMFMPGVKVGYYSCVGAGAIVYEDVPERTLLLPKQEHVLKSWGPERYGW; from the coding sequence ATGAGATCTGCGCTGGTCGTGGCGGCGGGCGAGGGCAAGGGCGCGTGGCCATTCTGCGGGATTCGGCAGAAGTGCACGGTGCCGGTTATCAACGTTCCGATGGTGCGGCGGCTGGTCCTTGACCTGCTCGCTCTTGACCTGCGGGAGGTCGTTGTGGTAATCGGTAACCGCGCAGAGGCCGTTCGCGCATGCCTGGGCGACCTGCCTCAGGTGCGGTTCGCGGAACAGCGCGCCCAGAAAGGTCCGGCGGATGCCGCCCTGTGCGGCATCGACAACCTGACGGGCGAGGACACGCTGGTCTGTTACGGCGACATTGTGACGACGCGGGAAACGCTGCAGCGGTTCCTGGACGAGTACCGGAAGCGGAAAGCCCGCGCGATGCTGCTGGTTACGCCCTGTCCCCCGGAAGTTCCGCACTGGATAACGGTCCGCACGGGCAAAGACGGCCTTGTGGAAGAAGTGACCGGTCATGGCGACCGCGCGCATCCCCGGTTCGGCGGGATTGCGGCCGCGCGCACGGAGACGCTGAAGACATATCTCCTGCGCAACCCGGGCATGATGACGAGTGTCGAGATCGGCGCGATGCCGCCTCCCGAGGGCGACGTGGCGCACAGTTTCGGCCTGATGGTTCAAGACGGCATCGAGGTGCATGCGTGCGAGGCGCGCGACTTTGTGATCGACGTTGACCGCGCGTGGCAGATTGCGCAGGCCAATCGCGCCGCGGCGAAGCATGCGACGGATGCCATCGAGAACACGGTTCTGGGCAAGGGCGCGTATATCGACGACAGCGCGGAGATTCCGAACGATGCGAAGTTCATCCTCGGTGACGGGTCGCGCATTGGAAAGGGTTGTCACATCGGCGGTTCGGTGATTCTGGGCGACAACACGCAGGTCGTCAACGGCGCCATCGTGGGCAGCGGGGTCTGCGTTGGCAATGGCACGTTTATTCGCGACTATTGCGTGGTCAACGATTACGCCGTGATCGGCTCGAAATCGCTGGTGAAACACGATGCGGAGTTCGAGGGCGTGATGTTTGACGTGGTATATCTTTATCACTACTGCTGCATCACGGCGCTTCTGGGCAACAACGTCGACATCGGCGCCGCCACTGTATGCGGCACGTTGCGCTTCGACAACGGCACGAAAGAGCAGATAAACAAGGGGCACAAGGAAGTGCCCGACCCGCGATTCGGAGATATGACCATCATCGGCGACTACTCGCGGACGGGGGTCAACGTGATGTTCATGCCCGGCGTGAAGGTGGGGTATTACTCATGTGTGGGCGCTGGCGCCATCGTGTACGAGGACGTGCCCGAGCGGACGCTGTTGCTGCCCAAACAGGAACATGTATTGAAATCTTGGGGACCCGAACGATACGGCTGGTAG
- the queG gene encoding tRNA epoxyqueuosine(34) reductase QueG produces MNTRRHSASIKTRAAELGFDACAVAAVTTIDPEDLLGRWLAQGFHADMDWMVRTKAIRQDVLKRLPGSRSVVVVARNYNSPRPLAEPGTGRISRYAWGRDYHRVLRRPLRALAAHIESLDEHVDTYCCIDSGPVLEKFWAARAGLGWLGKNSLVLRQDLGSWFFLGVILTTLEAAADAPAQDLCGTCTRCIDACPTGAIVAPHVVDSRRCISYHTIENHGEVPKELQRHFGDWVFGCDICQEACPWNGGVPATSETDFHPRQGHACPPLELFEEMDEEGFREEFAGTPIMRAKLAGLRRNARIARRNERDNG; encoded by the coding sequence TTGAACACCAGACGCCACAGCGCCTCGATCAAGACGCGCGCCGCTGAATTGGGTTTTGATGCGTGCGCGGTAGCGGCCGTGACAACTATCGATCCCGAGGACCTGCTCGGCCGGTGGCTCGCACAAGGGTTCCACGCGGACATGGATTGGATGGTCCGCACGAAGGCCATTCGCCAGGACGTGCTGAAGAGGCTCCCGGGGTCGCGTTCGGTAGTCGTGGTGGCGCGCAACTACAATTCGCCCCGTCCCCTCGCGGAACCCGGGACGGGCCGGATATCGCGCTACGCCTGGGGCCGCGACTACCACCGCGTGCTGAGAAGGCCCCTGCGCGCGCTGGCCGCCCACATCGAATCCCTGGACGAGCATGTGGATACGTACTGTTGCATTGACAGCGGCCCCGTGCTCGAGAAATTCTGGGCGGCGCGGGCGGGTCTGGGCTGGCTTGGCAAGAACAGCCTCGTGTTGCGGCAGGATTTAGGGTCGTGGTTCTTCCTGGGGGTCATCCTGACCACGCTCGAAGCGGCGGCCGACGCACCGGCGCAAGACTTGTGCGGCACGTGCACGCGCTGTATCGACGCCTGCCCCACGGGCGCCATCGTGGCGCCGCATGTAGTGGACTCGCGCCGGTGCATTTCCTATCACACGATCGAAAATCACGGCGAGGTCCCCAAGGAGTTGCAGCGTCATTTCGGCGATTGGGTGTTCGGATGCGACATCTGCCAGGAGGCCTGCCCCTGGAACGGAGGCGTTCCGGCAACGAGCGAGACGGATTTTCATCCCCGGCAGGGCCATGCTTGTCCGCCATTGGAACTGTTCGAGGAGATGGATGAGGAGGGGTTTCGAGAGGAATTCGCGGGCACTCCGATCATGCGTGCGAAACTCGCGGGCTTGAGGCGCAACGCTCGCATCGCGCGCCGCAACGAGCGGGATAACGGCTAG
- a CDS encoding FGGY family carbohydrate kinase: MSFLGIDVGTTGCKTCAFSQDGTLLASAYREYDYSVPRPGWAELDARAVWHEIKDCIAQVSAACARDPISALAVSSLGEATVPVSREREILGPSLLNFDERGAEFLDELAARLDDGRLYRINGNTLGNHYGLTKLLWRQAHQPELWNRTHKFLLWGGFVSYMLGAEAFTDYSLANRTLLFDVNAQAWSDELLAWAGIDPSKLPDTVPSGTVIGRVSASIGHELGLSPSVAIVTGAHDQCSNAVGAGVLGPGDALLGMGTFLCAAPVFERRREPEAMLPHGLNTEHHAVPGRFITFIYNQGGSLLKWYRDTFAAPEHRAAQEAGESVYPRLLAEMPDGPANVTVLPHFTTTGPPEFVSGSSGVMAGLRLETKRGEILRGILEGTVFYLRECLERAHSAGIDVTRFSAVGGGSKSETWLQMTADILKTPLVRPKQTEAGALGAAMLAAVGTSAFASLEEAVEAMVTPGRAFEPLPEVSERYESHFERYKMLWPLMREYLQGRP; encoded by the coding sequence GTGAGTTTTCTGGGTATCGACGTCGGTACGACCGGATGTAAGACCTGCGCTTTCAGCCAGGACGGGACGCTGCTCGCTTCGGCCTACCGCGAGTACGATTACAGCGTCCCCCGACCGGGATGGGCCGAGTTGGACGCACGGGCGGTCTGGCACGAGATCAAAGACTGCATCGCCCAGGTCAGCGCTGCCTGTGCCCGAGATCCGATCTCGGCGCTTGCTGTCTCTTCCCTGGGTGAGGCCACGGTGCCCGTGTCGCGCGAGCGCGAAATCCTGGGACCCTCCCTCCTGAATTTCGACGAGCGCGGCGCGGAATTCCTCGACGAACTCGCAGCCCGTCTGGACGACGGCCGCCTGTACCGTATCAACGGAAACACCCTCGGAAACCATTATGGCCTGACCAAGCTGTTGTGGCGCCAGGCGCATCAACCCGAGCTATGGAATCGCACCCACAAGTTTCTTCTTTGGGGCGGATTCGTTTCCTATATGCTTGGGGCCGAGGCCTTCACCGACTACTCGCTGGCAAACCGTACGCTCCTATTCGATGTGAACGCGCAGGCCTGGTCGGACGAACTCCTCGCGTGGGCAGGCATCGACCCATCGAAACTGCCCGATACCGTCCCCTCTGGCACAGTGATTGGCCGCGTATCGGCGTCTATTGGCCATGAGCTTGGGCTGTCCCCCAGCGTGGCAATCGTTACGGGCGCCCACGACCAATGCAGCAACGCGGTTGGGGCGGGCGTCCTCGGCCCGGGAGACGCCCTGTTGGGCATGGGCACGTTCTTGTGCGCGGCTCCCGTCTTCGAACGGCGCCGTGAACCGGAGGCTATGCTTCCCCACGGCCTGAATACGGAGCATCACGCCGTTCCCGGCCGTTTCATAACCTTTATTTACAACCAGGGCGGCAGCCTTTTGAAATGGTACCGCGACACCTTTGCTGCTCCCGAGCACCGCGCCGCCCAGGAAGCCGGCGAGAGCGTATATCCGCGCCTCCTGGCGGAGATGCCCGACGGTCCTGCCAACGTGACCGTGTTGCCCCACTTCACAACGACAGGCCCGCCCGAGTTCGTCTCCGGCTCGAGCGGCGTCATGGCCGGGCTGCGCCTCGAAACCAAACGCGGCGAGATCCTGCGGGGAATCCTCGAGGGAACCGTCTTCTATCTCCGGGAGTGTCTCGAACGCGCCCACAGTGCGGGCATCGATGTGACGCGGTTCTCCGCGGTCGGCGGCGGAAGCAAATCCGAGACATGGCTGCAGATGACGGCGGATATCCTCAAGACTCCGCTCGTGCGGCCCAAACAGACCGAAGCGGGAGCCCTTGGCGCGGCCATGCTCGCCGCTGTCGGCACAAGTGCTTTTGCGTCGCTCGAGGAGGCCGTCGAGGCCATGGTTACACCCGGCCGGGCCTTCGAACCTCTACCCGAAGTCTCGGAACGATACGAGAGCCATTTTGAACGGTACAAGATGCTGTGGCCGCTCATGAGGGAGTATCTCCAAGGACGGCCTTGA
- a CDS encoding GDSL-type esterase/lipase family protein has translation MRRFRTSGLVKAIALGVSALVCGCGSSYKHAANLDTPNQGIVCLGDSLTSGYGATPGNSYPEHLSRLLGERVVNAGIEGDTSGDALARLKEDVLSRSPRLVIVLVGGNDFLQQIPREKTVENVERIVAQCVAARSMVILIHLKAGVLSDPYYDGFEAVAERHGAVFVPEILKGIFGKPRLMSDQIHPNDQGYAVMAERIAEAAAPLLEAADEVRRANEAP, from the coding sequence ATGCGCAGGTTCAGGACATCTGGATTGGTCAAGGCGATCGCACTGGGTGTGTCGGCGCTGGTTTGCGGGTGCGGGAGTTCTTACAAGCACGCGGCGAACCTGGACACCCCGAATCAGGGTATTGTATGTCTGGGGGACAGCCTTACCAGCGGTTACGGGGCCACGCCCGGAAACAGCTATCCGGAACACTTGTCCCGGCTCCTGGGAGAGCGCGTAGTGAATGCGGGCATCGAGGGCGACACGAGCGGGGATGCTTTGGCGCGGTTGAAGGAGGATGTCTTGTCGCGGTCCCCGCGTCTGGTCATCGTTCTCGTGGGCGGAAACGACTTCCTGCAACAGATACCCCGGGAAAAGACGGTCGAGAACGTGGAGCGCATTGTGGCGCAGTGCGTTGCGGCACGGTCCATGGTCATACTGATACATCTCAAAGCGGGAGTGCTCTCGGACCCTTACTATGATGGCTTCGAGGCTGTTGCGGAACGTCACGGAGCGGTGTTTGTGCCCGAGATCCTGAAGGGTATCTTTGGAAAGCCGCGTCTGATGTCCGACCAGATCCACCCCAACGACCAGGGCTACGCGGTCATGGCAGAACGCATCGCTGAAGCCGCGGCGCCTCTTCTGGAGGCGGCGGACGAGGTCCGACGCGCAAACGAGGCGCCGTAA
- a CDS encoding metallophosphoesterase gives MHRRISRRTFLASSLAGAAAIGWGAASRAQDPQPDRWVLLADIHIPGDRNKADGTPPVKPVEKFAAMRAEVLALDYKPAGILVAGDCVYLHGQREDYVTLKEESQPFVDAGIPLHFSMGNHDNREQMWDVFPGHKALSADSVQGKHAYVLDAPRASWFILDSNRETGFVPGEFGAAQLEWLAKELDQRPAKPAVLIAHHYPEGENGLVDFPAFWSVIQPRKQVKAYFYGHSHAWSQHQREGIHFVNLPGLAWLFSEENVPRAWVEAAVSDNGADLAVNVMNGVALAEGGKYRLNWRA, from the coding sequence ATGCACCGCCGCATTTCCAGAAGAACGTTCCTCGCATCGTCCCTCGCTGGCGCGGCCGCGATTGGATGGGGCGCCGCCTCGCGCGCGCAGGACCCCCAACCGGACCGTTGGGTGCTCCTCGCCGACATCCACATCCCCGGCGACCGCAACAAAGCTGATGGAACGCCGCCCGTCAAACCCGTCGAGAAATTCGCCGCCATGCGCGCCGAAGTCCTTGCTCTCGACTACAAGCCCGCCGGCATCCTCGTCGCGGGGGATTGCGTCTATCTTCATGGCCAGCGCGAAGACTACGTCACCCTCAAGGAGGAGTCGCAGCCATTTGTGGACGCCGGTATCCCGCTCCATTTTTCCATGGGCAACCATGACAACCGCGAACAAATGTGGGATGTTTTTCCCGGCCACAAGGCCTTGAGCGCGGACTCGGTTCAAGGCAAACACGCCTATGTTCTGGACGCTCCCCGCGCTTCATGGTTCATCCTCGATTCGAATCGCGAAACCGGCTTTGTCCCCGGTGAATTCGGCGCCGCCCAGTTGGAGTGGCTGGCAAAAGAGCTTGACCAGCGTCCGGCCAAGCCTGCCGTCCTCATTGCGCATCATTATCCGGAAGGGGAGAATGGACTGGTCGATTTCCCCGCGTTCTGGAGCGTCATTCAGCCTCGCAAGCAGGTAAAAGCCTACTTCTACGGACACAGCCACGCCTGGTCGCAGCATCAACGCGAGGGCATTCACTTCGTCAACCTCCCCGGGCTGGCATGGCTGTTCAGCGAGGAAAACGTCCCTCGGGCCTGGGTCGAGGCGGCGGTCAGCGACAACGGCGCCGATTTGGCCGTGAACGTCATGAATGGGGTGGCTCTGGCGGAAGGCGGGAAATACAGGCTGAACTGGAGAGCCTGA
- a CDS encoding class II fructose-bisphosphate aldolase translates to MSDTAAIVRRAFEQGLVVPAFNVPYLPMVEPVVRAVADCESFGLIETARLEWYKFEGKGLGPVKHEYDKWARPEVRLHLDHVPVIDEDDQRVDYRAIIGEALSLGYESVMVDGSRLSLDENIEVTREAARLAHAVAVPCEAELGAVLGHEAGPPPPYEEVFASGRGFTDVEEARGFVRESGCDWLSVAVGNVHGAISGVLRDRKKVEARLNLEHLDALREATNVPLVLHGGSGVLREYVLEGIKRGIAKVNIGTEIRQAYEQAWREHNSIQAGQEATYKRTCWIIRDYFGIQGTRHKLL, encoded by the coding sequence ATGAGCGATACCGCGGCAATCGTCCGGCGCGCCTTCGAACAGGGGCTGGTTGTCCCCGCCTTCAATGTTCCGTATTTGCCGATGGTCGAGCCGGTGGTGCGGGCCGTGGCCGACTGCGAGAGTTTCGGCCTCATCGAAACCGCCCGCCTCGAGTGGTACAAGTTCGAAGGGAAAGGCCTCGGGCCGGTCAAACACGAATACGACAAATGGGCCCGGCCCGAAGTGCGCCTCCACCTCGATCACGTCCCTGTTATCGATGAAGATGACCAACGCGTGGACTACCGCGCCATCATCGGGGAAGCCCTCTCGTTGGGATATGAGTCGGTCATGGTCGATGGTTCACGCCTCTCCCTCGACGAGAATATCGAGGTGACGCGTGAGGCCGCCCGGCTCGCGCACGCCGTGGCCGTGCCCTGCGAAGCCGAATTGGGCGCGGTGCTCGGGCACGAAGCCGGGCCGCCCCCGCCGTACGAGGAGGTCTTTGCCTCAGGACGCGGATTCACTGACGTGGAAGAGGCCCGGGGCTTCGTCCGCGAATCCGGCTGCGATTGGCTCTCGGTCGCCGTGGGCAACGTGCACGGCGCCATCTCGGGCGTGCTGCGCGACCGGAAAAAGGTCGAAGCCCGCCTGAACCTCGAACATCTGGACGCCCTGCGCGAGGCCACAAACGTTCCCCTGGTGTTGCACGGCGGGTCCGGCGTGCTCCGCGAATACGTCCTCGAGGGCATCAAACGCGGCATAGCCAAGGTCAATATCGGCACCGAGATTCGCCAGGCTTACGAACAGGCATGGCGCGAACACAACAGCATCCAGGCTGGTCAGGAAGCAACCTACAAGCGTACGTGCTGGATTATTCGCGACTATTTCGGCATTCAGGGAACACGCCACAAGCTCCTCTGA
- a CDS encoding SIS domain-containing protein, with protein sequence MLEFFQVGRELLDKVEQTQAESIRKAAGMVAESLMNGGVWHVFGTGHSHFLGEEVYYRAGGLAPVNAILFPALMQHEGPATSTRLERMPGLARVVLDKADTRSGEVLAIVSNSGKNAVPVEMALYAREKGLKTVAITSLNQSKAAKLGAGQSKKLYEVCDVVIDNCGTAGDAALQVPGLELMTAATSSLVGIAIMEQIVYLVCCAYANAGKEPPVFKTANLPGGDEWNARLIEQYGDRVNLR encoded by the coding sequence ATGCTCGAGTTTTTTCAGGTAGGCCGCGAATTGCTCGACAAAGTGGAGCAGACGCAAGCGGAATCCATCCGGAAGGCCGCGGGCATGGTTGCTGAGAGTCTTATGAATGGAGGGGTCTGGCACGTTTTTGGGACAGGGCACTCTCATTTCCTCGGAGAAGAAGTGTATTACCGCGCGGGAGGGTTGGCGCCGGTTAACGCGATCCTGTTTCCGGCGCTGATGCAGCACGAAGGGCCGGCGACCAGCACCAGGCTCGAGCGCATGCCCGGTCTCGCACGGGTCGTGCTCGACAAGGCGGATACGCGTTCCGGAGAAGTGCTGGCCATCGTGTCCAACAGCGGTAAGAACGCGGTTCCGGTAGAAATGGCGCTCTATGCCAGAGAGAAGGGATTGAAGACCGTGGCCATCACGTCGCTGAACCAATCCAAGGCGGCAAAGCTGGGCGCGGGCCAGAGCAAGAAGCTGTACGAGGTCTGCGACGTGGTCATCGACAATTGCGGCACGGCGGGCGACGCGGCGTTGCAGGTTCCCGGCTTGGAGCTGATGACGGCGGCGACATCGAGTCTTGTGGGCATCGCCATAATGGAACAAATCGTTTACCTCGTGTGCTGCGCGTACGCGAACGCGGGCAAAGAGCCGCCTGTTTTCAAGACGGCCAATCTTCCGGGGGGCGACGAGTGGAACGCGAGGCTTATTGAACAGTACGGCGACCGCGTCAACCTTCGATAG